From Candidatus Manganitrophus morganii, the proteins below share one genomic window:
- a CDS encoding class I SAM-dependent methyltransferase, which produces MKYGEEQSLVESSFKKVITKLFGCTHLGERSRHNYLMDGLQFINLPKNAEVLNAGSANGAHSFYLARRFPGWHITGIDIDPEMVKRSLKINELLRFKNVDFFQKDIGALEERDRFDLVFSISVMQFIQDQERAFSSLYNVLKPHGYLILNVPSLPRPPRLSFLGKERERFHQSEVLSTKTYDNNELSLLVAKAGFKILKLYNPSGLYAQLAWELSSILEGKEKRRLLFYPFLLFLIYLDKLQKNEKPFPAGTDCLVIAQK; this is translated from the coding sequence ATGAAATATGGAGAAGAGCAGTCTCTGGTTGAAAGTAGTTTTAAAAAAGTGATTACCAAGTTATTCGGATGCACCCACCTGGGCGAGCGCTCCCGGCACAATTATCTGATGGATGGCCTCCAATTTATAAACCTTCCGAAGAATGCGGAGGTCCTCAATGCAGGAAGCGCCAATGGCGCGCATTCGTTTTATCTGGCCCGGAGATTCCCCGGATGGCACATCACGGGTATCGATATCGACCCTGAAATGGTAAAACGCTCTCTGAAAATAAACGAGCTGCTCCGCTTCAAAAATGTCGACTTCTTCCAAAAGGATATTGGGGCGCTCGAGGAGAGGGATCGATTTGATCTAGTCTTTAGCATCAGCGTCATGCAATTCATTCAGGATCAGGAACGGGCATTCAGTTCCTTATATAATGTCCTAAAGCCTCACGGGTATTTGATCCTAAACGTTCCGAGCCTGCCGCGGCCGCCCAGACTTTCTTTTTTAGGAAAAGAGAGAGAGCGTTTTCATCAAAGTGAGGTGCTGTCAACAAAAACATACGACAATAACGAGCTATCTCTCCTGGTCGCCAAGGCAGGATTTAAAATTCTAAAACTTTATAATCCGAGCGGTCTGTACGCTCAACTGGCTTGGGAGCTGTCTTCCATATTAGAAGGGAAGGAGAAACGAAGATTGCTCTTTTATCCCTTTCTTCTTTTTTTAATTTACCTGGATAAACTTCAAAAGAACGAAAAACCCTTTCCGGCCGGAACGGACTGCCTTGTGATTGCTCAAAAATAA
- a CDS encoding four-helix bundle copper-binding protein: MTHTATHRMSEEMEQCIQNCLDCYRVCLQTVTYCLKMGGKHAAAEHILLLLDCAEICQTSASFMLRNSDLHGQACAVCAEVCERCAESCEQFGEDIQMKACAEACRRCAASCNQMARAQGKAA; the protein is encoded by the coding sequence ATGACACACACAGCGACTCATCGAATGAGTGAAGAGATGGAACAGTGTATTCAGAACTGCCTGGATTGCTACCGGGTCTGTTTGCAGACGGTCACTTACTGTCTGAAAATGGGCGGAAAACATGCGGCGGCGGAGCATATTCTCCTGCTGCTTGATTGTGCTGAAATCTGCCAGACGTCGGCAAGCTTTATGCTCCGGAATTCCGACCTGCACGGGCAGGCCTGCGCGGTCTGCGCAGAGGTGTGTGAACGCTGCGCAGAGAGCTGCGAGCAGTTCGGCGAAGATATCCAGATGAAGGCTTGCGCCGAAGCCTGCCGCCGTTGCGCGGCTTCTTGCAACCAAATGGCCCGAGCTCAAGGCAAGGCAGCATGA
- a CDS encoding cytochrome b N-terminal domain-containing protein, protein MGYLRQKKILNRGELERSESAVPSRVGFLERWFKISRLSYPVPPHARMLPYTLGGITFVGFLLLFVSGLILGQFYNPAPESAYESIKYVVKEVPGGTFLRAFHYWTAQAVVFVLLLHMLRVFVTGAYKAPRLFTWYFGVVLLATTLLGPYFSGTVLKWDQESFEALAHYREGLRFLGPIGEFIGSVEAVPLNIKLYLSHISFFPLLLVVLILGHFYLINVFNLSPLPFGEDSARAHVPSERMTGKFLEHSKSIVLYSVIYYTLVTIVSLMIPAPLGPPNSGEEVGSKPPWPFLWLYGLENLTGRSDTLIYATGVFFILLILLPLLDRGPERNPMKRIGTMAGGAIILLLIISFSIYALVAPLKVHQHGGDEAPHSDDEAHDDS, encoded by the coding sequence ATGGGCTATCTAAGGCAAAAGAAAATCTTAAATCGAGGAGAGCTTGAGCGAAGTGAGAGTGCTGTACCATCGCGAGTTGGTTTTCTGGAGCGATGGTTTAAAATCAGTCGTCTTTCCTATCCGGTTCCGCCGCATGCCAGGATGCTCCCCTACACGCTTGGGGGAATCACCTTCGTCGGCTTTCTTCTCCTGTTTGTGAGTGGTCTGATTTTAGGTCAGTTCTACAATCCCGCGCCGGAAAGTGCCTATGAGAGCATCAAGTATGTCGTAAAAGAGGTTCCGGGAGGCACATTCCTTCGTGCCTTTCACTACTGGACGGCGCAGGCGGTGGTCTTCGTCCTTCTTCTGCACATGCTGAGGGTCTTTGTCACCGGGGCCTATAAGGCGCCCCGGCTCTTCACCTGGTATTTTGGTGTGGTCCTTCTGGCAACGACCCTGCTTGGGCCCTATTTTAGTGGGACTGTCTTGAAGTGGGACCAGGAGAGCTTTGAAGCCCTTGCGCATTACCGGGAAGGGCTTCGTTTTTTAGGTCCAATTGGGGAATTTATAGGGTCGGTAGAGGCGGTTCCTCTGAACATCAAACTCTACCTCTCCCACATCTCATTCTTTCCACTTCTTTTAGTTGTTTTGATTCTCGGGCACTTCTATTTGATCAACGTTTTTAATCTCTCGCCGCTTCCGTTCGGAGAAGATTCCGCCCGTGCCCACGTTCCATCCGAGCGAATGACCGGAAAGTTTTTAGAGCATTCCAAAAGTATCGTTCTATACAGCGTGATTTATTACACCCTGGTGACGATCGTCTCCTTGATGATTCCGGCCCCACTCGGCCCCCCAAATTCCGGGGAAGAGGTCGGCTCAAAACCCCCCTGGCCGTTCCTTTGGCTTTATGGCCTTGAGAATCTCACCGGACGGAGCGACACCCTTATTTATGCCACTGGGGTTTTCTTTATTCTACTTATTCTCCTGCCGCTTCTGGACCGGGGTCCGGAGCGAAATCCAATGAAGCGGATTGGGACGATGGCAGGGGGAGCAATCATCCTTCTTCTTATCATCAGCTTCTCCATTTATGCGTTGGTTGCACCGCTGAAAGTCCACCAACATGGAGGGGACGAGGCGCCCCATTCCGATGACGAAGCACATGACGACTCATAG
- a CDS encoding OprO/OprP family phosphate-selective porin, with the protein MKWISEVFLLVFVLVQPVWGKALELEPEPGITERENGQPTSLYGYGEMHFNSPKGGTNQMDFHRLVIGISHQFNSWISFHSEVDLEHGFAEPYVEYAHLDLELNSAFNVRAGSVLVPMGFTNEYHEPPVFFSVERPLVENRIIPTTWPEGGAGLFGSLLPGLRYRVYLVSGLDALGDEDRAAQFCRDGFTAGSGLRGGRCKAAESSSEDFAVVGRIEYTSFPGLQLGISGYRGGADQGKIPGADVTVTMWDVDAHLRYAGFDLQGLYVRATIDDVAALNAAKGFTGSQSVGEQLFGWYVTLGYHLGGLMPSGQDLVPFVRYEQLDTQDKVPAGFSRNLANAQEVITAGVAYYPHERVALKGDYQTFDREDGTTLKQFNLGVGWMF; encoded by the coding sequence ATGAAATGGATATCGGAGGTTTTTTTGCTTGTCTTTGTTCTGGTTCAACCGGTTTGGGGAAAAGCGCTGGAGTTGGAGCCCGAGCCAGGAATCACGGAACGTGAAAATGGGCAACCCACTTCTCTTTATGGATATGGCGAAATGCATTTTAATTCCCCGAAGGGGGGGACCAATCAGATGGATTTCCACCGTCTTGTCATCGGGATTTCGCATCAATTTAATAGTTGGATTAGTTTTCATTCGGAGGTCGACCTGGAGCATGGCTTCGCGGAGCCGTATGTAGAATATGCTCATTTGGATTTAGAGCTGAACTCCGCTTTTAATGTTCGGGCCGGCAGCGTCTTGGTGCCGATGGGATTTACCAATGAGTATCACGAGCCGCCTGTTTTCTTTAGTGTTGAGCGACCTTTAGTAGAAAACAGGATCATTCCGACTACCTGGCCGGAGGGAGGGGCCGGTCTCTTTGGAAGTCTACTCCCAGGCCTTCGCTACCGTGTCTATTTGGTTTCAGGGTTGGATGCTCTAGGGGATGAAGATAGAGCTGCGCAGTTTTGCAGAGATGGTTTCACAGCCGGAAGCGGCCTTCGGGGGGGACGATGTAAAGCGGCCGAAAGCTCTTCTGAGGACTTCGCAGTGGTCGGGCGGATTGAATACACAAGTTTCCCTGGGCTGCAATTGGGGATTTCCGGTTATCGGGGAGGAGCCGACCAGGGGAAGATTCCTGGCGCCGATGTAACTGTCACGATGTGGGATGTCGATGCTCATCTGCGATATGCAGGTTTTGATCTCCAGGGACTCTATGTCCGGGCCACCATCGACGATGTGGCGGCGCTGAATGCGGCCAAAGGGTTCACAGGCAGCCAATCCGTTGGAGAACAGTTGTTTGGATGGTATGTCACCTTAGGCTATCATTTGGGCGGTTTGATGCCGTCAGGCCAAGACTTGGTTCCTTTTGTCCGTTATGAGCAGCTCGATACACAGGACAAAGTGCCAGCAGGTTTTTCAAGGAACCTGGCCAATGCCCAGGAGGTCATCACTGCGGGTGTGGCCTATTATCCCCATGAGCGGGTCGCCCTGAAGGGAGACTACCAGACGTTTGATCGCGAAGATGGGACGACCCTCAAGCAATTTAATTTAGGCGTCGGTTGGATGTTCTGA
- a CDS encoding copper resistance system multicopper oxidase, producing MKNDLISRRQLLKRAGALGMLAVLERLAPAYAWARPTEAAQTPQLNGKVIDLTIAETPFRIGDRTGTAHTINGTVPGPLIRLREGDEVTLRVTNRLKEIASIHWHGILLPPEMDGVPGVSFGGIKPRTTFTYRFPLKQSGTYWYHSHSGFQEQLGVYGPMIIDPIESDPVRYDREYVVILSDWTFEEPMKMMGKLKKQAGYFNFQRRTMREFLSDAKKNGWRATFDDYRMWARMRMDPTDFADITGHAYTYLMNGLSDNANWTALFRPGERVRLRFINAAAMSIFDVRIPGLKMTVVQADGQNVQPVEVDEFRIAVAETYDVIVEPEEDRAYTIFAESIDRSGYTRGTLAPRPGMNAEVPPPRPRPLRTMEDMGMSMEGMDHGNMEMPDKEPSGGMKDMEHMQHGAKDEAMPETQHDYEMEEMPKEHGEHKMEDTKAMLGMRSEIPGSAPVKHGPDTHGPGNQMVPDFTRSRLGEPGAGLGNDGRRVLVYTDLKSLHPYPDRRQPEREIEIHITGHMERFIWSFDGKKYSEAREPIHFKYGERLRWTFVNDTMMEHPLHLHGMFMELENGAGDYLPRKHTVNVKPAERVSVAITADAPGPWAFHCHLLFHMEAGMFRVVEVSGKGAEAPS from the coding sequence ATGAAAAACGACCTAATCTCTCGGCGTCAACTGCTGAAGCGCGCCGGGGCGCTTGGAATGTTGGCGGTCCTGGAACGCCTCGCCCCCGCCTACGCTTGGGCGAGGCCGACGGAAGCCGCCCAAACTCCGCAACTGAACGGAAAGGTCATCGACTTGACCATCGCCGAGACGCCGTTCCGTATCGGCGATCGGACCGGGACGGCGCATACGATCAACGGCACGGTGCCGGGCCCGCTCATTCGCCTGCGCGAAGGAGACGAGGTCACGCTGCGCGTGACGAACCGATTAAAGGAGATTGCTTCGATTCACTGGCATGGGATCCTTCTTCCTCCCGAGATGGACGGGGTGCCCGGCGTCAGCTTCGGCGGGATCAAGCCGCGAACGACCTTCACCTACCGCTTTCCCCTCAAGCAGAGCGGCACCTACTGGTATCACAGCCATTCAGGATTTCAAGAACAGTTGGGGGTCTATGGGCCGATGATCATCGATCCGATCGAGTCCGATCCGGTCCGGTACGATCGCGAATATGTGGTAATCCTCTCGGACTGGACCTTTGAGGAGCCGATGAAGATGATGGGGAAGCTCAAGAAGCAGGCGGGCTATTTCAATTTTCAACGGCGGACGATGCGCGAGTTCCTCTCCGACGCGAAGAAAAACGGCTGGCGGGCGACATTCGACGACTATCGGATGTGGGCGCGGATGCGGATGGATCCGACCGATTTCGCCGACATCACCGGCCACGCCTACACCTATTTAATGAACGGTCTGTCGGATAACGCCAACTGGACAGCACTATTCCGTCCAGGCGAGCGAGTCCGTTTACGCTTCATCAACGCTGCCGCGATGTCCATTTTCGATGTGCGCATTCCGGGATTGAAGATGACGGTCGTACAGGCCGACGGTCAAAATGTGCAGCCGGTCGAGGTCGACGAGTTCCGGATCGCGGTGGCGGAGACGTACGATGTGATCGTCGAACCAGAAGAAGACCGCGCATATACCATCTTTGCTGAGTCGATCGACCGCAGCGGCTACACGCGCGGGACACTTGCCCCCAGGCCCGGCATGAATGCGGAGGTCCCGCCGCCCCGTCCGCGTCCACTCCGGACCATGGAAGATATGGGGATGAGCATGGAAGGGATGGATCATGGAAACATGGAGATGCCGGACAAGGAACCGTCCGGCGGCATGAAAGATATGGAACATATGCAGCATGGCGCAAAGGATGAAGCAATGCCGGAGACGCAGCATGACTATGAGATGGAAGAAATGCCGAAAGAACATGGGGAGCACAAGATGGAGGATACGAAGGCCATGCTTGGAATGCGGTCGGAGATCCCCGGAAGCGCCCCGGTCAAGCATGGGCCGGACACACATGGCCCAGGAAACCAGATGGTCCCCGATTTTACGCGCAGCCGATTGGGCGAACCCGGTGCTGGATTGGGAAACGATGGGCGACGGGTGCTTGTCTATACCGATCTGAAGAGCTTGCATCCCTATCCGGATCGACGCCAGCCGGAGCGGGAAATCGAAATTCACATCACGGGTCATATGGAGCGCTTTATCTGGTCATTCGACGGAAAAAAATACTCCGAGGCCAGAGAGCCAATCCATTTTAAGTACGGCGAGCGCCTTCGCTGGACGTTCGTCAATGACACCATGATGGAACATCCGCTGCACCTGCATGGGATGTTTATGGAACTGGAAAACGGAGCGGGTGATTACCTGCCCCGTAAGCACACGGTCAACGTCAAACCCGCCGAGCGCGTCTCGGTGGCGATCACGGCGGATGCCCCAGGGCCCTGGGCGTTTCATTGCCACTTGCTATTTCATATGGAAGCAGGAATGTTCCGCGTCGTCGAGGTCTCAGGCAAAGGAGCGGAGGCGCCGTCATGA
- a CDS encoding copper resistance protein B has product MKTSLGTLIVMVLIYLLHPAPSLAATANALPEDEGSTPSNLIPQQHWPSPVDDMERFTFILADVLEYRPKGDHSDFRWDIEGWHGGDYKRIWFKSEGERNTAFKADYDIDFQLLYGRFFRKYYDFQAGLRSETQTFGGQNVTRVQAVVGVEGLAPYRYEVESALFISHRGDLSVRFTITKNFLLTQRVVFQPRLESHAAVQRVARFTTGRGLNNIEFGLRLRYEIRRELAPYIGVSFDRSFSGTADLVRQEGGDPRQVRFAAGVRMWF; this is encoded by the coding sequence ATGAAAACCTCCTTGGGCACTCTCATTGTAATGGTTTTGATCTATCTGCTGCATCCGGCACCCTCTCTCGCTGCGACTGCGAACGCATTACCGGAGGACGAAGGCAGCACACCATCCAACCTGATACCCCAGCAGCATTGGCCCAGCCCGGTCGACGATATGGAGCGGTTCACCTTCATCCTTGCAGACGTGCTCGAATACCGTCCGAAAGGAGACCACAGCGACTTCCGGTGGGACATCGAGGGTTGGCACGGGGGCGACTACAAGCGGATCTGGTTTAAGAGCGAAGGCGAGCGCAACACTGCGTTCAAAGCCGATTACGATATCGATTTCCAGTTGCTCTACGGCCGCTTCTTCAGGAAATACTATGATTTTCAGGCTGGCCTTCGTTCCGAAACGCAGACATTCGGAGGGCAAAATGTAACTCGGGTACAGGCCGTGGTGGGAGTAGAAGGACTTGCCCCTTATCGATATGAAGTCGAGTCGGCGCTATTTATCAGCCATCGGGGCGATTTGTCGGTGCGTTTCACAATTACAAAAAATTTTCTTTTAACGCAGCGGGTCGTCTTTCAGCCGCGTCTTGAATCCCACGCTGCGGTGCAAAGAGTCGCGCGGTTTACGACCGGTAGAGGCCTGAACAACATCGAGTTCGGACTGCGTCTGCGATATGAAATCCGGCGCGAGCTCGCCCCTTACATCGGCGTCTCGTTCGACCGAAGCTTCTCCGGCACTGCCGACCTCGTGCGGCAAGAAGGGGGCGACCCACGCCAGGTTCGCTTTGCCGCGGGCGTGCGGATGTGGTTCTAA
- a CDS encoding SPW repeat protein, with protein sequence MKQIDRTTEMSHSMGSMKQDEKYYIENPGAMMLEHPSMYPWIQPIIMLLGVWLIFSPVTLGYRSTAMTWSNIISGAVAISIALFALISPRRAWVSYGNTFVGLWLLFAPLIFWAPDAAAYETDTLIGAFLILFSFIIPMSMEMPGPEVPPGWSYNPSTWAQRAPIIALGLFGFFLARYMAGYQLGYLSSVWDPFFGRGTDIILKSEVSRAWPISDAGLGAVVYLIEALSGAMGDARRWRTMPWMVAIFGFAVIPLGVVSVVLVIMQPLVIGQWCTLCLAAAGAMLVMIALSLDEVVAMIQFLAQSHRAGKPWWKVFWTGGNLPDAKEKPGPDRQPAWEPSAMAWGVTAGWNLILSTAIGIWLLFAPALFGIDTRSASADSDRLVGALVITIAVIAWAEVGRPARYLNLLLGAWLAAGTWFLSGGSTVSRWSDLLSGLLLIVLSLPVGRIRDAYGRFDHYVVWRPGRKKAVQEQRKAA encoded by the coding sequence ATGAAACAGATAGATCGTACAACAGAGATGAGCCATTCGATGGGCTCGATGAAACAGGATGAGAAGTACTATATCGAAAACCCCGGCGCGATGATGCTGGAGCATCCGAGCATGTACCCCTGGATTCAGCCGATCATCATGCTGCTCGGCGTCTGGCTGATCTTCAGCCCGGTCACCCTCGGCTATCGGAGCACAGCCATGACCTGGAGCAACATCATCAGCGGGGCGGTCGCGATCTCGATCGCCCTCTTTGCTCTGATCTCACCCCGCCGCGCCTGGGTCTCTTATGGCAATACCTTCGTCGGTCTCTGGCTTCTGTTTGCGCCGCTGATCTTTTGGGCCCCCGATGCGGCGGCGTATGAGACCGACACCCTCATCGGCGCCTTCTTGATCCTCTTTTCCTTCATCATTCCGATGAGCATGGAGATGCCGGGGCCGGAGGTCCCTCCCGGCTGGTCGTACAATCCATCGACCTGGGCGCAGCGGGCGCCGATTATTGCGCTGGGACTCTTCGGTTTCTTCCTGGCCCGCTATATGGCCGGCTACCAGCTGGGATATCTCTCTTCCGTCTGGGATCCTTTTTTTGGAAGAGGGACGGACATCATCCTCAAATCGGAGGTCTCCCGCGCCTGGCCGATCTCGGATGCGGGCTTGGGGGCGGTGGTCTATCTGATCGAAGCGCTTTCGGGAGCGATGGGAGATGCACGCCGCTGGCGGACGATGCCCTGGATGGTCGCGATCTTCGGTTTTGCCGTCATCCCTCTAGGGGTGGTCAGCGTCGTGCTGGTGATCATGCAGCCGCTGGTCATCGGACAGTGGTGCACCCTCTGCCTGGCGGCAGCCGGGGCGATGCTGGTGATGATTGCTCTTTCGCTCGATGAGGTGGTGGCGATGATCCAGTTTCTGGCCCAAAGCCATCGCGCCGGGAAGCCTTGGTGGAAAGTCTTCTGGACCGGCGGAAATCTTCCCGATGCCAAGGAGAAGCCGGGGCCGGACCGGCAGCCTGCCTGGGAGCCGTCTGCGATGGCGTGGGGGGTGACCGCCGGCTGGAATCTGATCCTCAGTACGGCGATTGGAATCTGGCTGCTGTTCGCCCCTGCCCTATTCGGAATTGACACAAGATCGGCATCGGCCGATAGCGACCGCCTGGTCGGGGCGCTGGTGATTACCATTGCCGTGATTGCGTGGGCAGAGGTTGGTCGTCCGGCGCGATACCTGAACCTTCTTCTCGGCGCCTGGCTGGCGGCCGGAACCTGGTTTCTAAGCGGCGGGTCGACGGTGAGCCGATGGAGCGATCTTCTCTCCGGGCTCCTTCTGATAGTTCTTAGCTTGCCGGTAGGAAGAATCCGGGATGCTTACGGGAGATTCGATCACTATGTCGTCTGGCGGCCGGGGCGTAAGAAAGCCGTGCAAGAACAACGAAAGGCGGCATAG
- a CDS encoding SDR family oxidoreductase, translating to MNRENRSEVVVVTGASAGVGRAVVREFAKRKAHIGLIARGDGLEGARKEVESEGGKALVLPTDVADFNRMEAAAAAVEEAFGPIDIWINNAMVSVLSPAKEMLFEEFKRVTEVTYLGYVYGTLAALKRMLPRDHGTIVQVGSALAYRSIPLQSAYCGAKHAIKGFTESLRSELIHDGSRVHVTMVQLPALNTPQFSWIRTRMPNHPQPVPPIFQPEVAAEAIVWAAHHTRREVYVGWPTVKAIWGEKFIPGLLDHYLARKGYASQQTDQPVDPNRPDNLWQPVPGDHGAHGIFDKRAKTQSVQVWVTTHRGWVALGAALLGLLIGIAL from the coding sequence ATGAACAGAGAAAATAGGTCTGAAGTCGTTGTCGTCACGGGGGCATCCGCCGGCGTGGGTCGGGCGGTCGTTCGGGAATTCGCTAAGCGGAAAGCGCACATCGGCCTCATTGCGCGCGGGGATGGGCTCGAGGGGGCGCGCAAGGAGGTCGAATCAGAGGGGGGAAAGGCGTTGGTTCTGCCAACCGATGTGGCTGATTTTAATCGGATGGAAGCGGCGGCCGCCGCGGTCGAGGAGGCGTTCGGACCGATCGATATCTGGATCAACAATGCCATGGTCTCCGTCCTTTCGCCGGCCAAAGAGATGCTCTTCGAAGAATTCAAACGGGTCACCGAAGTCACTTACCTCGGTTATGTCTATGGGACGCTTGCGGCGCTCAAGCGGATGCTCCCGCGCGATCATGGGACGATCGTTCAGGTCGGCTCAGCGCTCGCCTACCGCTCGATCCCATTGCAGTCGGCCTACTGCGGCGCCAAACATGCGATCAAAGGTTTTACCGAATCGCTCCGCTCCGAATTGATTCATGATGGAAGCCGTGTCCATGTCACGATGGTGCAGCTTCCGGCATTGAACACGCCGCAATTCAGCTGGATCAGAACCCGCATGCCGAACCATCCCCAGCCGGTCCCCCCGATCTTCCAGCCGGAGGTGGCGGCGGAAGCGATTGTCTGGGCCGCGCATCACACCCGGCGGGAGGTCTATGTGGGGTGGCCGACGGTGAAAGCGATCTGGGGAGAGAAATTTATCCCAGGTCTTCTGGATCACTATCTTGCCCGGAAAGGCTATGCTTCCCAGCAAACCGATCAGCCGGTCGATCCCAATAGGCCGGATAACCTCTGGCAGCCGGTTCCGGGCGATCATGGGGCGCACGGCATCTTCGATAAAAGGGCAAAGACCCAAAGCGTGCAGGTGTGGGTGACCACGCATCGCGGGTGGGTCGCCCTTGGCGCGGCGCTCCTCGGCCTATTGATTGGCATCGCGCTTTGA